In the Brassica napus cultivar Da-Ae chromosome A7, Da-Ae, whole genome shotgun sequence genome, one interval contains:
- the LOC106358216 gene encoding high mobility group B protein 3 — translation MKGGNSKSDSRNSKLSVNKKPTKASKAAAKDPNKPKRPASAFFVFMEDFRQTYKKEHPDNKSVAAVGKAGGEKWKSLSDSEKAPYVAKADKRKVEYEKTMKAYNKKLEEGPKEDEESDDKSVSEVSEEEDADDGSDEEEDD, via the exons ATGAAAGGAGGTAATTCGAAGTCTGACTCCAGAAACTCCAA GCTCTCTGTGAACAAGAAGCCTACGAAGGCGAGCAAAGCTGCTGCTAAAGATCCTAACAAACCTAAGAGGCCGGCCAGTGCTTTCTTCGTCTTCAT GGAGGACTTCCGTCAGACTTACAAGAAGGAACACCCCGACAACAAATCTGTTGCTGCT GTTGGGAAAGCTGGTGGAGAGAAGTGGAAATCACTGTCTGACTCT GAGAAAGCTCCCTACGTAGCTAAGGCTGATAAGCGCAAGGTTGAGTATGAGAAGACCATGAAGGCCTACAACAAGAAGCTg GAGGAAGGTCCGAAGGAGGACGAGGAATCTGACGACAAGTCAGTGTCTGAGGTTAGTGAAGAGGAGGATGCGGATGATGGGAGTGATGAG GAGGAAGACGATTGA
- the LOC106380011 gene encoding ferritin-3, chloroplastic-like isoform X1, with amino-acid sequence MLMEYQQEKRGGRVQLKPMVMPQSEFDYVDKGDVVYAMELALSLEKLVNAKLLYVFFFKDGFLIYLLSSSAKMGSWAL; translated from the exons ATGTTGATGGAGTATCAG CAGGAAAAACGTGGTGGGAGGGTTCAGCTAAAGCCCATGGTGATGCCTCAGTCTGAATTTGATTACGTTGACAAAGGAGATGTTGTCTATG CCATGGAGTTGGCTCTATCATTGGAGAAACTGGTCAATGCGAAGCTCCTAtacgttttcttcttcaaaGATGGGTTCCTAATATATCTACTAAGTTCCTCTGCAAAGATGGGTTCGTGGGCGTTGTGA
- the LOC106380011 gene encoding ferritin-3, chloroplastic-like isoform X2: MLMEYQEKRGGRVQLKPMVMPQSEFDYVDKGDVVYAMELALSLEKLVNAKLLYVFFFKDGFLIYLLSSSAKMGSWAL, translated from the exons ATGTTGATGGAGTATCAG GAAAAACGTGGTGGGAGGGTTCAGCTAAAGCCCATGGTGATGCCTCAGTCTGAATTTGATTACGTTGACAAAGGAGATGTTGTCTATG CCATGGAGTTGGCTCTATCATTGGAGAAACTGGTCAATGCGAAGCTCCTAtacgttttcttcttcaaaGATGGGTTCCTAATATATCTACTAAGTTCCTCTGCAAAGATGGGTTCGTGGGCGTTGTGA